A genomic window from Bdellovibrio sp. SKB1291214 includes:
- a CDS encoding LptE family protein: MDAIFKGSRSILILSVLGLQLLSGCAYHLGVASRTIPGGYKQISVPVFKNKTQETGIEVAFTNGLIHEFQRSRVARVVDNSLSEVAVIGQIDNVQYLPGAKRISGDASTYLPSGTVIASEYRILLTVTVKVVRQADGTELWKGSFTGERTYAAPQVTLAGVNSVDPLYNLSARRQNIDLMANDLMLEAHDRITENF; this comes from the coding sequence GTGGACGCAATATTTAAAGGCTCTCGCAGCATTCTGATTCTCTCTGTACTTGGCTTACAGCTTCTGTCTGGTTGTGCTTATCATCTGGGTGTTGCCAGCCGTACGATTCCTGGCGGCTATAAGCAGATCTCTGTTCCAGTTTTTAAAAATAAAACTCAAGAAACAGGTATCGAAGTTGCGTTTACCAACGGTTTGATTCACGAATTTCAACGTTCTCGAGTTGCGCGCGTCGTGGACAACTCGTTGTCTGAAGTGGCTGTAATTGGTCAGATCGACAACGTTCAATATTTGCCAGGTGCAAAACGTATTTCCGGAGATGCTTCCACTTATTTGCCTTCGGGAACAGTTATCGCGTCAGAGTATCGTATCCTTCTGACAGTAACTGTCAAAGTCGTCAGACAAGCTGATGGTACGGAGTTGTGGAAGGGAAGCTTTACGGGAGAGCGTACTTATGCGGCACCTCAGGTAACGCTTGCTGGCGTAAACTCTGTTGATCCGCTTTACAATCTCTCAGCCCGCAGGCAAAACATTGACCTTATGGCAAATGATCTGATGCTTGAAGCTCACGATCGTATTACGGAAAATTTTTAG
- a CDS encoding pyridoxal-phosphate-dependent aminotransferase family protein, giving the protein MTSFNDEYSLLAPGPVNLHPEVRKALALPMIHHRTPEFDVILKRVLSGIRTVFQTQEDVYLLSCTGSGGMEALLVNTLSPGDKVLAIVSGKFGERWAEMAKTFGAEVSIINVPWGEAAKPESVEDHLKRFPETRAVLCQACETSTAVAHPIKEIAEVVAKYSETLFLVDAITALGAYPLPMDEWKIDGLVAGSQKAFMLPTGMAFIAFSKKAQRYFDSAKCPRFYFDVRKEKKANAAGETFFSSNVSIIRALDVVLNLINKDGLDKLFHSIHRRAEFTRQFARGLGFTLYAKSPSDSVTALVVPPTMDGQKIRLELEQSHNITIMGGQDQAKGKIIRIGHMGYVQDKEMLKLIDNLGQVLRKFDPGSLTLEQISMVVEEGRQWLEQNP; this is encoded by the coding sequence ATGACATCATTCAATGACGAATACAGCCTGCTTGCTCCCGGTCCCGTAAACCTCCATCCTGAGGTGCGTAAAGCTTTAGCATTACCGATGATTCATCACCGCACTCCAGAATTTGACGTTATTTTAAAACGTGTTTTATCGGGCATTCGAACTGTCTTTCAAACTCAAGAAGATGTTTATCTTTTAAGCTGCACTGGCTCTGGAGGAATGGAAGCCCTGTTGGTGAATACCTTGTCTCCGGGTGATAAAGTTTTAGCCATCGTTTCGGGAAAATTCGGAGAGCGCTGGGCCGAGATGGCAAAAACTTTTGGCGCTGAAGTGTCCATCATCAACGTCCCCTGGGGAGAGGCTGCCAAGCCTGAATCTGTCGAAGATCATTTAAAACGTTTCCCCGAAACTCGCGCCGTTTTGTGCCAAGCTTGCGAAACAAGCACGGCAGTTGCTCATCCCATCAAAGAAATCGCAGAGGTGGTTGCCAAATATTCTGAAACTCTTTTCTTGGTCGATGCGATCACGGCTCTGGGAGCTTACCCCCTGCCGATGGATGAATGGAAAATTGACGGTCTGGTCGCGGGATCACAAAAAGCCTTTATGTTACCAACCGGCATGGCCTTTATTGCATTTTCAAAAAAAGCCCAACGCTATTTTGACTCTGCGAAATGCCCTCGCTTTTATTTTGACGTTCGCAAAGAAAAAAAGGCCAACGCTGCAGGCGAAACATTCTTTTCTTCGAATGTTTCTATCATTCGCGCCCTTGATGTCGTTCTAAATTTAATCAACAAAGACGGCCTGGACAAACTTTTCCACTCCATCCACCGTCGTGCAGAATTCACTCGTCAATTTGCTAGAGGATTGGGTTTTACGTTATATGCAAAATCTCCGAGTGACTCTGTAACAGCCTTGGTTGTACCTCCAACAATGGACGGCCAAAAAATCCGCCTCGAGCTTGAGCAATCTCACAACATCACAATCATGGGTGGCCAAGATCAGGCGAAAGGTAAAATCATTCGCATCGGTCACATGGGGTATGTGCAAGATAAAGAGATGTTAAAATTGATCGACAACTTGGGCCAAGTTTTGCGCAAATTCGATCCTGGTTCTTTAACCTTGGAACAAATTTCGATGGTTGTTGAGGAAGGCCGTCAGTGGCTGGAGCAAAACCCATGA
- a CDS encoding D-2-hydroxyacid dehydrogenase, which produces MKKKILITDRFAQDSFLYLQQNENFEVVRSDSHIHLPLEHLVTAHALIIRSRTVINEELLAKARQLQLIITCTSGFDHIDLAATEKWGITVMHTPTANVQSAAQLTWGLVLACVNNLMPAHKMVKAGEWKRDAITGIELSGRTYGIIGLGRIGSRVAEFAQTFGMNVVAFDPYAEDETFERLNIPRLSYEEVLKSADVISFHVPKTLETEHMLDRSHFEYIHRGIVLINTSRGSVINENDLCEALDKGWLRSVGLDVFEKEPLPRTSNLLQYQNVILTPHIGANTEDAFFKASQVAANKLMAFFIDGSTSDTLPPRAPWYGATPFDK; this is translated from the coding sequence ATGAAGAAAAAAATCTTAATCACAGATCGCTTTGCCCAAGATAGCTTTTTGTATTTACAGCAAAATGAAAATTTCGAAGTCGTTCGCAGTGACAGCCACATTCACCTGCCGCTGGAACACTTGGTAACGGCTCACGCCCTTATCATTCGCAGCCGCACCGTGATTAACGAAGAACTTCTGGCCAAGGCCCGTCAGTTACAGTTGATCATAACTTGCACCAGCGGCTTTGATCACATTGATCTTGCAGCGACGGAAAAATGGGGCATCACTGTGATGCACACTCCAACTGCCAACGTTCAATCGGCGGCGCAGTTGACGTGGGGTTTAGTACTGGCTTGCGTGAACAATCTTATGCCTGCTCATAAAATGGTCAAAGCTGGAGAATGGAAACGCGACGCCATCACAGGTATTGAACTTTCCGGGCGTACCTACGGCATCATTGGCTTGGGTCGCATTGGCTCCCGCGTTGCGGAATTTGCACAAACTTTCGGCATGAACGTCGTCGCTTTCGATCCTTACGCCGAAGATGAAACTTTTGAACGTTTGAATATTCCACGATTGAGCTATGAAGAGGTTTTGAAGTCAGCGGATGTTATAAGTTTTCACGTTCCAAAAACTTTGGAAACGGAGCACATGCTGGACCGCTCGCACTTTGAATACATTCACCGCGGCATAGTTTTGATCAACACGTCTCGGGGCTCAGTTATTAATGAAAATGACCTCTGTGAAGCACTTGATAAAGGTTGGTTACGCTCTGTGGGGCTGGATGTTTTTGAAAAGGAACCCCTGCCACGCACCTCAAATCTACTACAATACCAGAACGTCATCCTGACTCCGCATATTGGAGCAAATACGGAAGACGCGTTCTTCAAAGCGAGTCAGGTTGCGGCAAACAAGCTGATGGCCTTTTTCATAGATGGCAGCACCTCTGACACACTCCCACCAAGAGCGCCATGGTACGGAGCTACACCTTTTGACAAATAA
- a CDS encoding adenylosuccinate synthase: protein MSGIVVVGAQWGDEGKGKLVDVFAEKADMVVRYQGGANAGHTLVVNGQKTVLHLVPSGILRPDTTCVITSGVVIDVFSIRDEIKRLIAGGYLQNPKQLLISDTATIILPYHKALDAAREAALQGGKIGTTGKGIGPAYEDRASRRAVLLGDIFHPESLKEKLELALREKNFMLENYYNGSTFKLEDLLQQLKEVAEDLAPYRAKDTSLFISKALKSNKRVMFEGAQGTMLDILHGTYPFVTSSSTLSANACVSAGVGPTNIQKVIGVFKAYTTRVGSGPFPTELHDEVGQKIQADGHEFGATTGRARRCGWLDLVALKYAIRVNGITNLAMMKIDVLSGHERIGVCTAYKINGEIVTELPTSPYELEKVEPVVEWMTGWKEDLTKVKTLSDLPRPATNFIDFIGSQLGTPIDVISVGPGREQTLWVKPLFNN from the coding sequence ATGTCAGGAATCGTGGTTGTCGGTGCTCAATGGGGCGACGAGGGTAAAGGTAAATTGGTCGACGTGTTTGCAGAAAAAGCGGACATGGTTGTTCGCTACCAAGGTGGCGCCAACGCAGGTCACACGCTGGTTGTAAACGGCCAAAAAACAGTTCTTCACTTGGTACCAAGTGGTATTCTTCGTCCCGACACAACTTGCGTCATCACCTCCGGAGTCGTGATTGACGTCTTCAGCATCCGCGATGAAATCAAACGTTTGATCGCCGGTGGTTATCTTCAAAATCCAAAACAACTTTTGATCTCGGATACAGCTACTATCATTCTTCCATATCACAAGGCCTTGGATGCCGCTCGTGAAGCAGCTTTGCAAGGTGGCAAGATCGGAACAACGGGTAAAGGCATTGGGCCGGCTTACGAAGACCGCGCTTCTCGCCGCGCTGTTTTGTTGGGTGATATTTTCCATCCAGAATCTTTGAAAGAAAAATTGGAACTGGCTTTGCGTGAAAAGAACTTCATGCTTGAGAATTACTACAACGGTTCCACTTTCAAATTGGAAGATTTGCTTCAACAATTGAAAGAAGTGGCTGAGGACTTGGCTCCTTACCGCGCTAAAGACACGTCTTTATTTATTTCGAAAGCTTTGAAGTCCAACAAACGCGTTATGTTTGAAGGTGCTCAAGGGACTATGCTTGATATCTTGCACGGAACTTATCCGTTCGTGACGTCTTCTTCCACTTTATCAGCGAATGCTTGTGTGAGCGCGGGTGTCGGGCCAACAAACATCCAAAAGGTTATCGGCGTCTTTAAAGCTTACACGACTCGTGTTGGTTCGGGTCCATTCCCAACCGAGCTTCACGATGAAGTGGGTCAAAAGATCCAAGCTGATGGTCACGAGTTCGGGGCAACTACGGGTCGTGCTCGCCGCTGCGGCTGGCTCGACTTAGTTGCTTTGAAATACGCCATCCGCGTGAATGGTATTACAAACCTTGCGATGATGAAGATTGACGTTTTGTCAGGTCATGAGCGCATCGGCGTTTGTACGGCTTATAAAATCAACGGCGAAATTGTCACGGAACTTCCAACGTCTCCGTACGAGCTTGAAAAAGTTGAGCCAGTTGTTGAGTGGATGACGGGCTGGAAAGAAGATTTGACCAAGGTTAAAACTTTGTCTGATCTTCCAAGACCTGCGACGAACTTCATCGACTTCATTGGCTCACAATTAGGTACTCCGATCGATGTGATCTCTGTAGGTCCGGGTCGTGAGCAAACTCTTTGGGTAAAACCTTTGTTCAACAATTAA
- a CDS encoding TetR/AcrR family transcriptional regulator, producing the protein MKAGFFLVLGRLMKKSAEKSYHHGSLKEAAIHEVLEFVVRAGHLDFSLREIAKACGVSAPAFYRHFESKEVLLIEVAKRGYELFHQKLQYAAELHSKLPSTERIQQLGMAYLDFAIKYEGHYRVMFNRELHVLPSYPSIKPLADQSFRLLRTTISEAFKSSGMDIDDKEAELATLQAWSMVHGLSHLWLSRILGYTENQFLKMSREIVKAKII; encoded by the coding sequence TTGAAAGCGGGCTTTTTTTTGGTTCTAGGACGTTTGATGAAAAAATCGGCAGAGAAAAGTTATCACCATGGCTCTTTAAAAGAAGCGGCCATCCATGAAGTTTTGGAATTCGTTGTTCGCGCAGGACATTTGGATTTCAGCCTTCGTGAAATCGCGAAAGCTTGCGGCGTCTCCGCCCCCGCCTTTTATCGTCACTTTGAATCGAAAGAAGTTTTACTGATCGAAGTGGCAAAACGTGGCTATGAATTGTTTCACCAAAAACTGCAATACGCCGCCGAACTTCACTCGAAGCTCCCTTCAACAGAACGCATTCAGCAACTGGGGATGGCTTATCTCGATTTCGCGATTAAATATGAAGGCCACTACCGTGTTATGTTCAACCGCGAGCTTCACGTATTGCCAAGCTACCCTTCTATCAAACCCTTGGCGGATCAGTCCTTCCGCTTGTTAAGAACGACGATCAGCGAGGCATTTAAGAGCTCAGGGATGGATATTGATGACAAAGAGGCCGAGCTTGCCACCCTGCAAGCGTGGTCCATGGTCCATGGGCTGTCGCACCTGTGGCTAAGCCGCATCTTGGGATACACTGAGAATCAGTTCCTAAAAATGAGCCGCGAAATCGTTAAAGCTAAAATTATTTAA